A window of the Sphingomonas piscis genome harbors these coding sequences:
- a CDS encoding aldo/keto reductase has product MTLRLPPYGVGTAELGNLYTPISDAEAQATIEAAWECGYRYFDTAPYYGFGLSEQRLGTALSVIDPGQAAIVSTKVGRILDPVASPARERHGFVDAAPFEPRFDYSGEAILQSHEESLGRLQRDRINILLVHDIGELTHGAASDQHLRTFLESGYPALAKLRDTGVVDMIGLGVNETEVCDFLLDRIDLDVILLAGRLTLLDQRALTSVLPKCEQQGVQFIAAAPFNSGILARSAAEAASAHYDYKRPSAQLVDKATAIERVCARFGVVLPAAAMQFPNRHSAVSCVLAGMATPSEVKENHQRSTADLPDELWGALRAEGLIDLPLARRDA; this is encoded by the coding sequence ATGACCCTTCGCCTTCCCCCTTACGGCGTCGGCACCGCCGAACTCGGCAACCTCTACACGCCGATTAGCGACGCGGAGGCGCAGGCGACGATCGAGGCTGCCTGGGAGTGCGGATATCGCTACTTCGATACGGCACCTTATTATGGGTTTGGCTTGTCGGAGCAGCGGCTCGGCACCGCACTGTCGGTGATCGATCCCGGACAGGCGGCCATTGTCTCGACCAAAGTCGGCCGGATCCTTGATCCGGTCGCGTCACCCGCGAGAGAGCGGCACGGCTTCGTCGACGCCGCACCGTTCGAGCCGCGCTTCGACTATAGCGGCGAGGCGATCCTGCAGTCCCACGAGGAGAGTCTTGGCCGGCTGCAACGTGATCGCATCAACATCCTTCTGGTGCATGATATTGGCGAGCTGACTCACGGGGCCGCGTCGGACCAACATCTTCGCACCTTTCTCGAGAGTGGATATCCCGCGCTTGCCAAGCTCCGCGACACTGGCGTGGTCGACATGATCGGACTGGGCGTGAATGAGACCGAAGTCTGCGACTTTCTTCTCGACCGGATCGACCTGGACGTCATCCTGTTGGCCGGACGTCTGACTCTGCTCGATCAGCGGGCGCTGACAAGCGTTCTGCCAAAGTGCGAACAGCAGGGCGTACAGTTTATCGCCGCGGCACCGTTTAACAGTGGTATTCTCGCGCGTTCCGCGGCGGAGGCAGCAAGCGCCCATTATGACTATAAGCGTCCCTCCGCCCAGCTGGTCGACAAGGCAACCGCGATCGAGCGAGTTTGCGCCCGTTTCGGCGTCGTGCTTCCGGCAGCGGCGATGCAATTTCCCAACCGACACTCAGCGGTAAGCTGCGTGCTTGCCGGCATGGCCACTCCTTCTGAAGTGAAGGAAAATCACCAGCGAAGCACCGCCGATTTACCCGACGAGCTTTGGGGTGCACTTCGTGCCGAGGGACTGATCGACCTGCCTTTGGCTAGACGCGACGCATGA
- a CDS encoding dienelactone hydrolase family protein — MCDSDNNQGFVEDWAVTRRTMLAAGLMAGLSSAAKAAISSVVEKDVSIKTPDGTADAVLFHPAGNKKWPAVLVWPDIAGLRPVFRDMGRRLAAEGYVVLVPNPFYRSKKAPVVDGSFNFGDAKAREQLFGYRAAMEKGVEGDAKAYVAFLDAQPQTNKRRKVGVQGYCMGGPLSFRTAAAAPSRIGAVGSFHGGGLVTDKPDSPHLLIPKTSASYLIAVAKDDDAKEPQAKEVLKRSLASAKRSGTVEVYPANHGWCVPGSQSYDPASAEKAWKELLALYRRALV; from the coding sequence ATGTGCGACAGCGACAATAACCAGGGATTCGTCGAGGATTGGGCGGTCACCCGCCGGACCATGCTCGCGGCAGGACTCATGGCGGGTTTATCCTCGGCGGCCAAGGCAGCGATTTCGAGCGTCGTTGAAAAGGACGTTTCGATCAAGACTCCCGACGGCACCGCCGATGCGGTCCTGTTTCATCCAGCGGGCAATAAGAAGTGGCCCGCCGTGCTCGTCTGGCCCGACATTGCAGGTCTGCGCCCGGTCTTCCGAGACATGGGTCGGCGGCTTGCCGCCGAAGGTTATGTCGTGCTCGTTCCCAACCCCTTCTACCGGAGCAAGAAGGCGCCGGTGGTGGACGGTTCGTTCAACTTCGGCGACGCAAAGGCGCGCGAACAACTGTTCGGCTACCGCGCCGCGATGGAAAAGGGGGTCGAAGGCGACGCCAAGGCCTATGTCGCCTTCCTGGACGCGCAGCCGCAGACCAACAAGCGCCGCAAGGTCGGTGTCCAAGGATATTGTATGGGTGGGCCACTGTCCTTCCGCACCGCTGCCGCAGCCCCGAGCCGCATCGGCGCCGTCGGCAGCTTCCACGGTGGCGGACTCGTCACGGACAAGCCCGACAGCCCGCACCTCCTGATTCCGAAAACCTCGGCCAGCTATTTGATCGCGGTGGCGAAAGACGACGATGCCAAGGAGCCGCAGGCCAAGGAGGTGCTGAAGCGCTCGCTTGCATCCGCCAAGCGGTCCGGAACCGTCGAAGTCTATCCCGCCAATCACGGATGGTGCGTGCCCGGTAGCCAATCCTACGATCCTGCGTCGGCAGAGAAGGCGTGGAAGGAATTGCTTGCACTCTACCGCCGCGCGCTTGTCTGA
- a CDS encoding MFS transporter: protein MTDTQASTASGSGGDDREVSAATIRQISLRLMPLLGFLYLIAYIDRQNVSYAKLQMVGDLGLSEAAYGLGASLFFIGYFLFEVPSNLFLEKVGARVWFARIMATWGLVTVLLGFTSSPTMFYILRFLLGAAEAGFFPGVLYCLTLWFPHSHRARAVGYFMVFSAVANAVGAAIGGLLLDMDGFLDLRGWQWVFIVTGVPALVMVPVVLKVLPSGPQEARWLSDPQKAWLKGVLDLEKAADHVADHSNPLKALADWRVLILCAAYIGFPLGAYGLSYWLPTIVKGFGVSNTVNGFLNIIPWTMVAIALWWVPRHAARFQNQVWHIAAPPLIAAVALIASVLVEGPVLQFACLCIAAPAIFSGQPVFWTLPSRFLKGATAAAGFAAINSVGNLGGFVAQTVVPKIKDETGSDLAPMLFLAACLTLAAIAVLFAERRLPRAERSSDY, encoded by the coding sequence ATGACCGATACCCAGGCCTCCACCGCGTCCGGATCGGGCGGCGACGACCGGGAAGTCAGCGCCGCCACCATCCGCCAGATCTCCTTGCGGCTGATGCCATTGCTCGGTTTTCTCTACCTGATCGCCTACATCGACCGGCAGAACGTCTCTTACGCCAAGCTGCAGATGGTCGGCGACCTGGGACTTAGTGAGGCAGCCTACGGGCTCGGCGCCTCGCTCTTCTTCATCGGCTATTTCCTGTTCGAGGTGCCAAGCAACCTCTTCCTCGAGAAGGTCGGCGCGCGCGTCTGGTTCGCGCGCATCATGGCGACCTGGGGCTTGGTAACGGTATTGCTCGGCTTCACCAGCAGTCCGACGATGTTCTACATCCTCCGCTTCCTGCTGGGCGCGGCGGAAGCAGGCTTCTTCCCCGGCGTGCTGTACTGCCTGACATTGTGGTTCCCGCACAGCCATCGTGCGCGCGCGGTCGGCTACTTCATGGTGTTCAGCGCCGTCGCCAATGCGGTCGGTGCCGCGATCGGTGGCCTGCTGCTCGACATGGACGGCTTCCTCGACCTGCGTGGTTGGCAGTGGGTCTTCATCGTCACCGGCGTCCCGGCGCTGGTGATGGTGCCCGTGGTGTTGAAGGTGCTGCCCAGCGGACCGCAGGAGGCGCGCTGGCTCTCGGACCCGCAAAAAGCCTGGCTGAAGGGCGTGCTCGATCTTGAAAAGGCGGCAGATCACGTCGCCGATCACTCAAACCCCTTGAAGGCGCTCGCCGACTGGCGCGTGCTGATCTTGTGCGCCGCCTACATCGGTTTCCCGCTTGGCGCTTACGGCCTCAGCTACTGGCTCCCGACCATCGTTAAGGGGTTTGGCGTCTCGAACACCGTGAACGGCTTCCTGAACATCATCCCGTGGACGATGGTTGCGATCGCTCTGTGGTGGGTGCCGCGACACGCCGCCCGCTTCCAGAACCAGGTATGGCATATCGCTGCCCCTCCGCTGATCGCCGCAGTGGCTTTGATCGCCAGCGTCCTGGTTGAAGGACCAGTGCTCCAGTTCGCCTGTCTGTGCATCGCCGCGCCGGCCATTTTTTCGGGTCAGCCGGTGTTCTGGACCTTGCCATCAAGGTTCCTGAAGGGCGCCACGGCGGCGGCGGGCTTCGCGGCGATCAATTCGGTCGGCAACCTCGGCGGGTTCGTCGCCCAAACGGTGGTGCCGAAGATCAAGGATGAAACGGGAAGCGACTTGGCGCCGATGCTGTTCCTGGCGGCTTGCCTGACCCTGGCAGCCATTGCGGTGCTGTTCGCCGAGCGCCGTCTGCCGCGGGCGGAACGATCATCCGACTATTAG
- the trpD gene encoding anthranilate phosphoribosyltransferase, with translation MLVFPSEDRSDVASQALSALFEGCDASREQSRALFDRLVAGELPEPLMAAAFVSLKLKGETAKELTGAVEALRFATRPFPRPEGLFADSCGTGGDGSGSINVSTAAGLVAASCGLPIVKHGNRSVTSKCGSADVLEALGARLDVSPEKSRTIHDETSFCFLLAPLYHPGIAHAGAVRRQLKVRTIMNLLGPCLNPARPPVQLLGVAEPKLMRPIAETLLALGVERGLVVHGSGLDEIAPHAETQAIRIANGALEFVALTPEDAGFERRPLDQIAGGCPEDNARRLSDLLHGRGLKADAQVVALNAGALLWVAGKADSFRAGAEQALDAMAGGKAGATLDRFVEASRG, from the coding sequence ATGTTGGTGTTTCCTTCCGAAGACCGGAGTGACGTTGCGTCGCAGGCGCTAAGTGCGCTGTTCGAAGGGTGCGATGCCTCGCGGGAGCAGAGCCGCGCCTTGTTCGACCGCCTGGTTGCCGGCGAACTTCCGGAGCCGCTGATGGCCGCGGCATTCGTGTCGCTGAAGCTGAAGGGCGAAACGGCGAAGGAACTGACGGGCGCGGTGGAGGCGCTTCGTTTTGCCACCCGGCCGTTTCCGCGGCCAGAAGGCCTGTTCGCCGACAGCTGCGGCACCGGCGGGGATGGGTCGGGATCGATCAACGTGTCCACCGCCGCGGGGCTTGTCGCCGCCTCCTGCGGGCTGCCGATCGTCAAGCATGGCAACCGGTCGGTGACCTCCAAGTGCGGGTCCGCCGACGTGCTGGAAGCGCTCGGCGCCCGGCTCGATGTCTCGCCCGAGAAGTCGCGCACGATTCACGATGAGACCAGTTTCTGCTTTCTCCTCGCGCCGCTCTATCATCCCGGGATCGCGCATGCGGGTGCGGTACGCCGCCAGCTCAAGGTTCGGACGATCATGAACCTTCTCGGCCCTTGCCTGAATCCGGCGCGGCCCCCGGTGCAGTTGCTCGGCGTCGCCGAGCCGAAGCTTATGCGACCGATTGCCGAAACCCTGCTCGCCCTCGGTGTCGAGCGCGGCCTGGTGGTTCACGGAAGCGGCCTGGACGAAATCGCGCCACATGCCGAGACGCAGGCCATCCGCATCGCCAACGGGGCGCTGGAGTTCGTTGCGTTGACTCCTGAGGATGCCGGGTTCGAGCGACGACCGCTCGACCAGATTGCCGGGGGCTGCCCGGAGGATAACGCTAGGCGGTTGTCTGACCTGCTGCATGGCCGGGGGTTGAAAGCGGACGCGCAGGTGGTGGCGCTGAATGCCGGCGCTCTGCTGTGGGTGGCGGGGAAGGCGGACAGCTTCCGAGCTGGTGCGGAGCAAGCGTTGGACGCGATGGCGGGCGGTAAGGCCGGCGCCACTCTCGACCGCTTCGTGGAGGCGAGCCGTGGCTGA
- a CDS encoding SDR family oxidoreductase gives MSGRLQGKAALVTAGAQGIGRATVERFIAEGAYVHAVDIRPDLLRGLENCTAHQVDLRDGAGIEKLAQAVGRIDVLFNCAGVVQAGTILDCPEEDWALAYTLNVTAMYRTIRAFLPAMLEAGRGSIVNMSSIASSVKGIPNRFAYGTTKAAVIGLTKSVAADFVTRGIRCNAICPGTVDTPSLRDRLSATGDYQRAYQEFSDRQPMGRLGSAEEIAALALYLASDESSFTTGAIHIVDGGWIN, from the coding sequence ATGAGCGGGCGACTTCAGGGCAAGGCCGCGCTGGTTACGGCCGGCGCTCAGGGGATCGGCCGTGCGACGGTTGAGCGCTTCATTGCCGAAGGCGCCTACGTCCACGCCGTCGATATTCGGCCCGACCTGCTCCGGGGCCTGGAAAATTGTACCGCTCACCAGGTGGACCTGCGGGACGGCGCCGGGATCGAGAAGCTCGCGCAGGCAGTCGGTCGTATCGACGTGCTGTTCAACTGTGCGGGGGTGGTCCAAGCCGGAACCATTCTCGATTGCCCGGAAGAAGATTGGGCGCTGGCATACACGCTCAACGTCACCGCCATGTATCGGACGATACGCGCATTTCTCCCAGCGATGCTGGAGGCGGGGCGCGGCTCCATCGTCAACATGTCGTCCATCGCCAGCTCGGTTAAGGGCATTCCGAACCGCTTCGCGTACGGCACCACCAAGGCGGCGGTGATCGGACTGACCAAGTCGGTCGCTGCGGATTTCGTCACCAGGGGCATCAGGTGCAATGCAATCTGCCCGGGCACGGTTGACACGCCCTCTCTCCGGGACCGGCTCAGCGCCACCGGTGACTATCAACGGGCGTATCAGGAGTTCAGCGACCGCCAGCCGATGGGCCGGCTGGGTTCCGCTGAGGAGATTGCCGCGCTCGCCCTTTACCTTGCCTCCGACGAATCCTCGTTCACTACCGGCGCGATCCACATCGTCGACGGCGGCTGGATCAATTGA
- a CDS encoding fumarylacetoacetate hydrolase family protein encodes MKLVRYGAPGSEKPGIIDSQGKIRDLSEQVVDISSATLAAGALRDLASLNIDDLPLVPGEPRLGPCVGGVGKFLCIGLNYSDHAAETGASVPPEPVLFTKATSAIIGPNDDVRLPRGSTKTDWEVELGIVIGSACKYVSETDALDHVAGYCVVNDLSEREYQLERSGTWDKGKGCDTFGPLGPWLVTKDEVPDPCALHMWLDVNGHRFQDGSTATMVYRPAFLVSYLSQFMTLHPGDVISTGTPPGVGMGQKPPVFLKVGDRIDLGIEGLGSQHQRVVEDRGLPDNA; translated from the coding sequence ATGAAGCTCGTCCGCTACGGTGCGCCAGGATCAGAGAAGCCGGGGATCATCGATTCACAGGGCAAGATCCGAGACTTGTCCGAGCAAGTAGTGGATATCTCCTCTGCGACGCTTGCCGCCGGAGCCCTGCGGGATCTCGCCAGCCTGAACATCGACGATTTACCATTGGTGCCTGGTGAGCCGCGCCTTGGACCGTGCGTCGGCGGTGTGGGCAAATTCTTGTGCATCGGTCTAAACTATTCGGACCATGCGGCCGAAACTGGCGCGTCCGTCCCGCCCGAACCGGTCCTGTTCACCAAGGCGACCAGCGCCATCATCGGCCCCAACGACGATGTTCGTCTGCCTCGCGGATCGACCAAGACCGACTGGGAGGTCGAACTCGGCATCGTCATCGGGTCAGCTTGCAAATATGTGTCGGAAACGGACGCGCTCGACCATGTCGCGGGCTATTGCGTCGTCAACGATCTGTCCGAGCGGGAGTATCAGCTCGAACGCAGCGGCACGTGGGACAAGGGCAAGGGCTGCGACACGTTCGGGCCTCTGGGTCCCTGGCTGGTTACCAAAGACGAAGTTCCTGATCCTTGCGCGCTGCACATGTGGCTGGATGTAAACGGACATCGCTTTCAGGACGGATCGACGGCGACGATGGTGTACCGGCCGGCGTTTCTCGTCTCCTACCTCAGCCAGTTCATGACACTGCATCCGGGCGACGTTATCTCCACCGGAACACCGCCGGGCGTCGGAATGGGGCAGAAACCCCCGGTGTTTTTGAAGGTCGGTGACCGGATCGATCTCGGTATCGAAGGGCTGGGTTCGCAGCACCAGCGGGTGGTGGAGGATCGCGGCCTGCCTGATAACGCTTGA
- the lldD gene encoding FMN-dependent L-lactate dehydrogenase LldD, with translation MKLPAAPEDYRAIARRRLPHFLYEYLDGGAGSEQTMRRNLGDLQSIALRQRVMVDVEDVDTSTSLFGKSWTMPVALAPVGLAGMYARRGEVQAAKAAAHAGVPFTLSTVSACPLREVAAATAEPFWLQLYMIRDRAFMADLLDQAVAANCSALVFTVDMPVPGIRYRDYRSGLAGASGFAGAARRFGQGMMRPRWAWDVGVRGRPHQLGNVARVLGGKSGMDDFFAWMRSNFDPSISWKDLEWVRGRWPGPLIVKGVLDPNDALEAIANGADGIVVSNHGGRQLDGAPSSAAVLPAIAEAVAGRTALLADGGVRSGADIVRMLALGADAVMIGRPWVYALAAAGERGVQHLLSLLKQELRVAMTLTGCARISEIGRRTIAGPLAER, from the coding sequence ATGAAGCTGCCGGCCGCACCGGAAGATTATCGCGCGATTGCCCGCAGGCGGCTTCCTCACTTCCTCTACGAATATCTCGATGGCGGCGCGGGCAGCGAGCAGACCATGCGCCGCAACCTGGGCGACCTGCAGTCCATTGCGCTGCGCCAGCGGGTCATGGTGGACGTGGAAGACGTCGACACATCGACGTCGCTCTTCGGGAAAAGCTGGACCATGCCCGTCGCGCTGGCACCGGTGGGGCTTGCCGGCATGTACGCCCGCCGCGGAGAGGTCCAGGCCGCCAAAGCAGCCGCGCATGCGGGGGTGCCGTTCACGCTCTCCACCGTTTCCGCCTGCCCGCTCCGGGAGGTTGCCGCTGCAACTGCCGAGCCGTTCTGGCTGCAGCTGTACATGATCCGCGACCGGGCCTTCATGGCTGACTTGCTGGATCAGGCGGTCGCCGCGAACTGCTCGGCTCTGGTGTTCACCGTCGACATGCCGGTTCCTGGGATACGGTACCGGGATTACCGATCGGGCCTCGCAGGCGCCTCCGGGTTTGCTGGTGCCGCTCGTCGCTTCGGCCAGGGGATGATGCGCCCACGGTGGGCTTGGGACGTTGGGGTTCGCGGCCGACCTCACCAACTCGGCAATGTCGCGCGGGTGCTAGGCGGCAAAAGTGGGATGGACGATTTCTTCGCCTGGATGCGGTCGAACTTCGACCCTTCGATCAGCTGGAAAGATCTGGAGTGGGTGCGCGGGAGATGGCCCGGCCCGCTGATCGTCAAAGGCGTACTCGATCCCAACGACGCACTTGAAGCGATCGCCAATGGTGCGGACGGGATCGTCGTGTCCAATCATGGCGGACGCCAGCTGGACGGCGCTCCCTCCAGCGCTGCCGTCTTGCCTGCAATTGCGGAGGCCGTGGCGGGACGAACCGCCTTGCTCGCCGACGGCGGCGTCCGATCGGGTGCCGATATCGTTCGGATGCTGGCGCTTGGCGCGGACGCCGTGATGATCGGTCGTCCGTGGGTCTATGCACTGGCGGCGGCCGGCGAGCGCGGTGTGCAGCACCTCCTGTCGTTATTGAAACAGGAACTGCGTGTCGCCATGACCCTGACCGGCTGCGCCAGGATCAGCGAAATCGGCCGAAGAACGATCGCCGGACCGTTGGCTGAACGCTGA
- the trpCF gene encoding bifunctional indole-3-glycerol-phosphate synthase TrpC/phosphoribosylanthranilate isomerase TrpF translates to MAEAIGILGEIVEKKKADLAERYAGVTLDSLRSQAEPTTQSLRAAMAMPRARFILEIKKASPSLGAIRTAADPAVIARGYAGVADGLSVLADGAYFGGSLGDVRAARAEFDGPILAKDFFIDLRQVPEARLAGADAILVMLSVLDDEEATAMIAEGRRLNMDALVEVHDEAEMRRALALDAQLIGINNRDLRDLSIDLATTEKLAALAGDRTIISESGVHSRSDVERLSPHVDGFLVGSSLMKADDPAEAARELVYGRVKLCGLRTPEDAKAARPARYAGLMFIPESPRYISLEEAEALAEAAPPSLLLVGVFRNAPVGEIQVIAERLKLHAVQLHGDEDRSYRDRLRRHLPEGTQIWQAVSAGRPAEEHADADRLLFDNAGGGTGEPFDWAVVEDHPAMIDALVAGGLGAHNARAAYALGCHAIDVGSSVDAQPGTKSHEKIAAVFDALRHPSRKEISCA, encoded by the coding sequence GTGGCTGAGGCGATCGGGATCCTCGGCGAGATCGTCGAGAAGAAGAAGGCTGATCTGGCGGAGCGCTACGCGGGCGTGACGCTCGACTCCTTGCGCAGCCAGGCAGAGCCTACGACGCAGAGCCTTCGTGCCGCCATGGCAATGCCCCGCGCGCGCTTCATCCTGGAGATAAAGAAAGCGTCGCCGTCGCTTGGCGCCATCCGCACTGCCGCCGACCCGGCTGTCATTGCGCGCGGCTATGCCGGCGTCGCGGACGGGCTCAGCGTCCTTGCCGACGGTGCCTATTTCGGCGGCTCGCTTGGCGATGTCCGCGCAGCCCGCGCCGAGTTCGACGGCCCCATACTCGCCAAGGACTTCTTCATCGACTTGCGCCAGGTGCCCGAAGCGCGGCTCGCCGGCGCCGACGCCATTCTCGTCATGCTCTCCGTGCTGGACGACGAAGAAGCGACGGCGATGATCGCCGAGGGGCGCCGCCTGAACATGGACGCTTTGGTCGAAGTGCACGACGAGGCCGAGATGCGCCGGGCCTTGGCGCTGGACGCACAGCTGATCGGCATCAACAACCGCGACCTGCGCGATCTCTCCATTGATCTTGCGACCACGGAAAAGCTGGCGGCGCTCGCCGGCGACCGGACGATCATTTCGGAATCGGGTGTGCATAGCCGTTCCGACGTCGAGCGCCTGTCACCCCACGTCGACGGCTTCCTGGTTGGAAGCTCGCTGATGAAGGCCGACGACCCTGCCGAGGCCGCTCGCGAACTCGTCTATGGCCGCGTGAAGCTTTGCGGGCTTCGCACCCCCGAGGACGCGAAGGCGGCGCGCCCGGCGCGCTACGCCGGGCTGATGTTCATCCCCGAAAGCCCGCGTTACATCAGTTTGGAGGAAGCCGAAGCGCTGGCCGAGGCGGCGCCGCCATCGCTGCTGCTCGTCGGGGTGTTCCGCAACGCACCAGTCGGCGAGATCCAGGTCATCGCCGAGCGGTTGAAGCTCCATGCCGTCCAGCTTCACGGCGATGAGGATCGAAGCTACCGAGATCGCCTGCGCAGGCATCTGCCGGAGGGCACGCAGATTTGGCAGGCGGTGAGCGCCGGCCGGCCCGCGGAAGAACATGCCGATGCCGACCGGCTGCTGTTCGACAATGCGGGCGGCGGCACCGGCGAACCGTTTGACTGGGCTGTTGTCGAGGATCATCCGGCTATGATCGACGCCCTGGTTGCCGGTGGTCTCGGCGCGCACAACGCCCGCGCTGCCTACGCACTCGGCTGCCATGCCATCGACGTCGGCTCCTCGGTCGATGCGCAGCCCGGCACCAAGTCCCACGAGAAGATCGCAGCTGTCTTCGACGCGCTGCGCCACCCATCCCGAAAGGAAATCTCATGCGCCTGA